One window from the genome of Saccharomyces mikatae IFO 1815 strain IFO1815 genome assembly, chromosome: 4 encodes:
- the DOA4 gene encoding ubiquitin-specific protease DOA4 (similar to Saccharomyces cerevisiae DOA4 (YDR069C) and UBP5 (YER144C); ancestral locus Anc_8.188), translating to MEQNIISTIKNECNHHQSKYLTIAQLTAIAESKINEFIINDKRKDRDLSSLLDKCIDILSIYKKNSKDIKSIIFSRNKGAVINSNSDITIQLNYIYYKIIHIIVTTNIPLLNEFSKAKLHKSSNNDTNTSSNNNEFQLMNIYNTLLETLLSDENIAKIKNFIKSSVRQRKLYLDQEECSMMGTGSIITPSHLNSLIFSSTNSTSSQMETLLIDIRSRLEFNKSHIDSKNIICLEPISFKMSYSDHDLERKSLITSPNDEIKLFQSRNLFKFIVLYTDSNEYNIKQQSVLLDILLNHSFEKPISDDYTKIFILKSGFSSWLNSNHGNQVSSSFPPSGNVKDDSVYVNGNTSGLSLQHLPRMSPSIRHSMDDSMKEMLIAPTPVNHLQQQQQQQSSSNHAVKRSSSFKKLFSNYTSPCLKNSSSNSNLYSISSLSISNSPSPLLLHSPNPIKHDSLPVNYPETPHLWKNNEADFMTNQREQLNHNSFAHITPINTRAITSPSRTTTPKLQRFPQTISMNLNMNSNGHNSATSTIQPSSLSLSNNNSSDHTDFAPTSSSHNYDLDFAVGLENLGNSCYMNCIIQCILGTHELTQIFLDDSYAKHININSKLGSKGILAKYFARLVHMMYKEQVDSSKKISISPIKFKLACGSVNSLFKTASQQDCQEFCQFLLDGLHEDLNQCGSNPPLKELSQEAEARREKLSLRIASSIEWERFLTTDFSVIVDLFQGQYASRLRCKVCNHTSTTYQPFTVLSIPIPKKNSQNKITIEDCFKEFTKCENLEVEEQWLCPHCKQRQPSTKQLTVTRLPRNLIVHLKRFDNFLNKNNDFVRYPFLLDLTPFWANDFDGVFPPGVNDDELPIRGQIPPFKYELYGVACHFGTLYGGHYTAYVKKGLKKGWLYFDDTKYKPVKNQTDAINSNAYVLFYHRVYGV from the coding sequence ATGgaacaaaatattattagCACTATAAAGAATGAGTGTAATCATCATCAGTCGAAATACCTTACGATAGCACAACTAACCGCTATTGCGGAGAGTAAAATTAACGAATTTATCATAAATGATAAGAGAAAAGATAGAGATTTGAGTAGCCTTCTGGATAAATGCATTGACATCTTGTCAATTTACAAGAAGAATTCGAAAGATATAAAAAGTATCATATTTAGTAGAAATAAGGGTGCAGTGATTAACTCAAATTCTGATATCACTATTCAGTTAAATTACATATACTACAAGATCATTCATATTATTGTAACAACCAATATTCCCCTCTTAAATGAATTCTCAAAGGCCAAACTACATAAGAGCTCAAATAATGATACCAATACCAGTAGTAACAATAACGAGTTCCAATTGATGAACATATACAATACTTTACTAGAGACATTATTAAGCGATGAAAACATagcaaaaatcaaaaatttcatcaagtCTTCTGTaagacaaagaaaactgtACCTTGATCAAGAAGAATGTAGCATGATGGGAACAGGTTCCATCATTACTCCGAGTCACCTAAATTCactgattttttcatcaactaATTCTACTTCATCCCAAATGGAGACACTATTGATAGATATACGATCAAGATTAGAATTCAACAAGTCTCATATTGATTCgaagaatattatttgTCTGGAGcctatttcttttaaaatgtCATACTCAGATCATGatttagaaagaaaatcattAATCACATCTCctaatgatgaaattaaacTCTTCCAAAGCagaaatcttttcaaattcatcgtTCTGTATACAGATTCAAACGAATACAATATCAAGCAACAGTCTGTCCTATTagatattttattgaatcATTCTTTTGAGAAACCAATATCCGATGACTATACCAAAATATTCATTCTGAAATCTGGTTTTTCAAGTTGGCTGAACTCAAACCATGGAAATCAAGTCTCTTCGTCTTTTCCACCGAGTGGCAATGTTAAAGATGATAGCGTTTATGTTAATGGTAACACTTCTGGTTTAAGTTTACAGCATTTACCTAGGATGTCTCCTAGTATAAGACATTCGATGGATGACTCTATGAAAGAAATGCTAATTGCACCAACTCCAGTGAATCACcttcaacaacagcaacaacagcaatcAAGTAGTAATCATGCGGTAAAAAGATCTTCAAGTTTTAAGAAATTGTTTTCAAACTACACTTCACCTTGCCTGAAAAACTCAagttcaaattcaaatttataTTCCATATCCTCATTATCCATATCGAACtcaccatcaccattaCTCCTACACTCGCCAAACCCGATAAAACATGATTCATTGCCAGTTAATTATCCAGAAACGCCACATCTTTGGAAAAACAATGAAGCAGATTTTATGACGAACCAAAGAGAACAATTGAACCACAACTCTTTCGCACATATAACACCTATTAACACTAGGGCAATCACTTCTCCATCAAGAACTACAACGCCAAAGTTGCAACGGTTCCCACAGACAATTAGTATGAATTTAAATATGAACTCTAATGGCCACAATTCCGCCACGTCTACTATCCAACCTTCAAGTCTTTCCTTATCTAATAACAACTCTTCAGATCATACTGATTTCGCACCAACTTCCTCTTCTCACAATTATGATCTTGATTTCGCAGTCGGGTTAGAAAATCTAGGAAATTCATGTTACATGAACTGTATTATTCAATGTATTTTGGGCACACACGAATTAACTCAGATATTCTTAGACGACTCGTATGCCAAGcatatcaatatcaatagTAAGCTGGGATCGAAGGGTATATTGGCAAAGTATTTTGCGAGACTGGTTCACATGATGTACAAAGAACAAGTTGATAGttcgaagaaaatttctATATCACcaatcaaattcaaattggCATGTGGATCAGTCAACTCATTATTTAAGACTGCATCTCAACAGGACTGCCAAGAATTTTGCCAATTCCTTCTAGATGGATTACACGAAGATTTGAATCAATGCGGTTCGAATCCACCATTAAAAGAACTTTCTCAAGAAGCCGAGGCAAGGCGAGAAAAACTATCGCTGAGAATTGCCTCATCAATAGAATGGGAAAGGTTTTTAACTACTGACTTTAGTGTTATTGTCGACTTGTTTCAGGGTCAATACGCATCACGGTTAAGGTGCAAAGTTTGCAATCATACTTCGACAACATATCAACCTTTCACAGTGCTGTCAATTCCTATTCCAAAGAAGAACTCTCAAAATAAGATAACCATTGAAGATTGTTTTAAAGAGTTTACCAAATGTGAAAATCTGGAGGTAGAGGAACAATGGTTGTGTCCGCATTGTAAACAAAGGCAACCTTCTACAAAGCAATTGACGGTGACAAGGCTACCGAGAAATCTGATAGTTCATTTGAAGAGGTTTGATAATTTcttaaacaaaaataacgaTTTTGTCAGATATCCGTTTTTATTAGACTTGACTCCATTTTGGGCTAATGATTTTGATGGCGTTTTCCCTCCAGGTGtcaatgatgatgaattaCCAATAAGAGGGCAAATACCACCTTTTAAGTACGAACTGTATGGTGTGGCATGTCATTTTGGTACTCTCTATGGAGGTCATTATACGGCTTATGTAAAAAAGGGATTGAAGAAAGGATGGCTATATTTTGATGATACCAAATATAAACCTGTCAAAAACCAGACTGATGCTATTAATTCTAATGCATACGTTTTATTTTATCACCGCGTCTATGGTGTTTGA
- the FMP16 gene encoding Fmp16p (similar to Saccharomyces cerevisiae FMP16 (YDR070C); ancestral locus Anc_8.189): MLRTIVLRTSKQLICKSTKAPFSVAVRASMPHLKNNQDETEKKEQGLFDSNKKKLDSLEHGKNPNFKQPGMEDLKKKGDDARIEQNRPDDGVY; encoded by the coding sequence ATGCTAAGAACCATTGTTTTACGCACTTCAAAGCAATTGATCTGCAAATCTACAAAGGCGCCCTTTTCCGTTGCTGTCAGGGCTTCAATGCCTCACTTAAAGAATAATCAAGATGAAACTGAGAAGAAGGAACAGGGATTGTTTGATAGCaataagaagaagttgGATAGTTTAGAGCACGGAAAGAATCCTAATTTCAAACAACCAGGGATGGAagacttgaagaagaagggtGATGATGCTAGAATCGAACAGAATAGACCAGATGATGGTGTTTATTAA
- the PAA1 gene encoding polyamine acetyltransferase (similar to Saccharomyces cerevisiae PAA1 (YDR071C); ancestral locus Anc_8.190) — MASSTNTLPLHMYIRPLIIEDLQQISNLESQGFPPNERASEEIISFRLTNCPELCSGLFIREIEGKEVKKETLIGHIMGTKIPHEFITIESMGKLQVESSNHIGIHSVVIKPEYQKKNLATLLLTDYIQKLSNQEIGNKIVLIAHEPLVPFYERVGFKIIAENTNVAKDKSFAEVKWIDMERELIKEEYDN, encoded by the coding sequence aTGGCCTCCTCAACCAATACGCTACCGCTTCATATGTATATTAGACCTTTaattattgaagatttgCAACAGATATCGAACTTAGAAAGCCAAGGATTCCCACCAAATGAAAGAGCTTCAGAGGAAATCATCAGTTTCCGCTTAACCAATTGTCCCGAATTATGTTCAGGCCTTTTCATCAGAGAGATCGAGGGCAAAGAAGTTAAAAAGGAGACACTGATCGGTCATATTATGGGTACTAAGATACCACATGAATTTATTACCATTGAAAGCATGGGCAAATTGCAAGTGGAATCCAGCAACCATATCGGTATTCATTCTGTAGTAATCAAACCAGAatatcagaagaaaaatttggcTACTTTACTATTAACTGATTACATTCAAAAGTTAAGTAACCAGGAAATTGGCAACAAAATTGTCTTAATTGCCCACGAACCATTGGTACCATTCTATGAAAGAGTTGGATTCAAAATCATTGCTGAAAATACCAACGTTGCTAAGGATAAAAGCTTTGCTGAAGTGAAATGGATCGACATGGAAAGAGAACTGATCAAGGAAGAATACGATAATTAG